One genomic segment of Streptomyces sp. NBC_00239 includes these proteins:
- a CDS encoding sensor histidine kinase produces the protein MSRFLRAPARPVTYARWLHLFVPILVMAFWLFIFPEHPLVPALLMAPLGLIPWVRLAEGAQAQFLLIAHGSEEDTHSISAAPADSWADRWRTVLWLEIRLALAAVTTAGTVWLPALTVELVAYAAGHPLGGDLVRIPHVLPRWAAAALAPVPLVVLLALVILLGEVITAIARRLLGPSAAEQLSVLEARTAQLLERTRIARELHDSIGHALTVAVVQAGAARAAGDPEFTERALTAIEETGRTALEDLDRVLKVLRESVQPPSKGPTLDEADRLLESARSSGSQVEAELLGPLDRLPTTVSREAYRILQEALTNVLRHCGPVPVRVRIDVNAEELELEVCNPLPDDVIALLKGGGSGLRGIRERAALLGGEAQTGPHSGGWRVRARLPLQRIP, from the coding sequence ATGTCCCGCTTCCTTCGTGCACCGGCCCGGCCGGTGACCTACGCGCGCTGGCTGCACCTGTTCGTGCCCATCCTCGTCATGGCGTTCTGGCTGTTCATATTTCCCGAGCACCCGCTCGTCCCCGCGTTGCTGATGGCCCCGTTGGGTCTGATCCCGTGGGTGCGGCTGGCCGAGGGTGCGCAGGCCCAGTTCCTGCTGATCGCGCACGGGTCGGAGGAGGACACGCACTCCATATCCGCAGCGCCCGCCGACAGTTGGGCCGACCGGTGGCGCACGGTGCTGTGGCTGGAGATACGTCTGGCGCTGGCAGCGGTGACGACGGCCGGCACCGTGTGGCTGCCGGCTCTGACCGTGGAGCTGGTGGCGTACGCCGCCGGGCATCCACTGGGCGGGGACCTCGTACGGATCCCGCACGTGCTGCCCCGCTGGGCCGCAGCGGCGCTCGCGCCGGTGCCGCTCGTGGTGCTGCTCGCTCTGGTGATACTCCTCGGCGAGGTGATCACGGCCATCGCTCGGCGGCTGTTGGGGCCGTCGGCGGCCGAACAGCTCAGCGTGCTGGAGGCCCGGACCGCTCAGCTCCTGGAGCGGACGCGCATCGCGCGGGAGTTGCACGACTCCATCGGGCATGCGCTGACGGTGGCGGTGGTCCAGGCCGGCGCGGCCCGGGCGGCGGGCGACCCGGAATTCACCGAGCGGGCGCTGACCGCGATCGAGGAGACGGGCCGCACCGCGCTGGAGGACCTGGACCGGGTGCTGAAGGTGCTGCGGGAGTCGGTGCAACCGCCGTCGAAGGGGCCGACCCTGGACGAGGCGGACCGGCTGCTGGAGTCGGCGCGGAGCTCCGGCTCGCAGGTGGAGGCCGAACTGCTCGGTCCCCTCGACCGGTTGCCCACGACGGTGAGCCGGGAGGCCTACCGGATCCTTCAGGAGGCCCTGACGAACGTGCTGCGGCACTGCGGCCCGGTCCCCGTCCGGGTCAGGATCGATGTCAACGCGGAGGAACTGGAGTTGGAGGTGTGCAATCCGCTTCCGGATGACGTCATCGCACTGCTGAAGGGAGGCGGCAGCGGGCTGCGGGGCATACGGGAGCGGGCCGCGTTGCTCGGCGGAGAGGCCCAGACCGGTCCGCACTCGGGCGGGTGGCGGGTGCGTGCCCGGCTTCCGCTGCAGCGCATACCCTGA
- a CDS encoding ABC transporter ATP-binding protein, whose product MNSIEIRELTKEYGTTRAVDALTFTVRPGHVTGFLGPNGAGKSTTMRLTLGLDHPTSGKATIGGRAFTDFSRPLREVGALLDPQAAHGSRTARDHLRALAVSNGLSSRRVDEVLEESGLASAARKRIKTFSLGMRQRLGIAAALLGDPAVLMLDEPTNGLDPEGIIWIRELMRRLATEGRTVLVSSHLMAETAATADHLVVLGRGRLLADMPMDDFIDSYSTARVRIRTSDPARLRGALSREGRVLTSAGDGRWTVDGVRAEDIGTLAAREGIPVLELTDERASLEQAYLDLTAADTPFASASTPVPQKG is encoded by the coding sequence ATGAACAGCATCGAGATCCGCGAACTCACGAAGGAATACGGCACCACCCGGGCTGTGGACGCCCTCACCTTCACCGTCCGGCCCGGCCACGTCACCGGCTTCCTCGGTCCCAACGGCGCCGGCAAGTCCACGACCATGAGACTCACACTCGGCCTCGACCACCCGACCTCGGGCAAAGCCACCATCGGCGGTCGCGCCTTCACCGACTTCAGCCGCCCGCTACGGGAAGTGGGCGCCCTGCTCGACCCGCAGGCGGCCCACGGTTCCCGCACCGCCCGGGACCACCTGCGGGCGCTCGCAGTGAGCAACGGACTCTCCTCCCGCAGGGTCGACGAGGTCCTGGAGGAGTCGGGTCTGGCCTCCGCGGCCCGCAAGCGCATCAAGACGTTCTCCCTGGGAATGCGCCAGCGCCTCGGCATCGCGGCCGCACTCCTGGGCGACCCCGCGGTCCTGATGCTGGACGAGCCCACCAACGGCCTCGACCCCGAAGGCATCATCTGGATCCGCGAACTCATGCGACGCCTCGCCACCGAGGGCCGCACTGTACTGGTGTCGAGCCACCTGATGGCGGAGACCGCGGCCACCGCGGACCACCTGGTCGTGCTGGGGCGGGGACGGCTGCTCGCCGACATGCCCATGGACGACTTCATCGACTCCTACAGCACGGCACGGGTGCGGATACGCACCAGCGATCCCGCCCGGCTGCGCGGCGCACTGAGCCGCGAGGGCCGAGTCCTGACGAGCGCCGGCGACGGGCGCTGGACCGTCGACGGCGTCCGGGCCGAGGACATCGGCACACTCGCCGCTCGTGAAGGGATACCCGTGCTGGAACTCACCGACGAGCGGGCCTCTCTGGAACAGGCCTACCTCGACCTCACCGCCGCGGACACCCCGTTCGCATCCGCTTCGACGCCGGTCCCCCAGAAGGGCTGA